The DNA sequence TCCCGTAGGAGTCTGGGCCGTGTCTCAGTCCCAGTGTGGCCGTTCACCCTCTCAGGTCGGCTATGTATCGCAGCCTAGGTAGGCCTTTACCCTACCTACTAGCTAATACAACGCAGGTCCATCTGATAGTGGTGCCATTGCACCTTTTAAATCAATAACATGTGTTATCCATTGTTATGCGGTATTAGCTATCGTTTCCAATAGTTATCCCCCGCTACCAGGCAGGTTACCTACGCGTTACTCACCCGTTCGCGACTCTTCTTCCTTGTGAGTGCAAGCACTCGGTAAAAAAGAAGCGTTCCACTTGCATGTATTAGGCACGCCGCCAGCGTTCGTCCTGAGCCAGGATCAAACTCTCATTAATGCTAGTTTGTCCGGCTAAGCACTCTGGCTTATCCGTTTATTGTTCCTTGACAGGTTAATCTCTTAACCCGCACGTCTTGGTTCGTCTCTATTCAGTTCTCAAAGGTCTTGTGCTTTCTTTTAAAGCAACTCTTATAGTTTACTATCTTTTTAAAAACTTGTCAATAGTTTTTTAAAAAAATTACAAACTATTTTTTCTAACTTTAAATTTGGAAAGTTCTAAAATGAAGTTAGCCACCTAAGAGTATCAAAAAACATCTCAGAGAGATATAATTGTAATCACCACAATAACAATTAGAAAGACTCTGAGATGCAAAACTATTATACACCAAAAAGTAAACATTTGACACTAACTGAACGTAGAATAATTGAACGTTGGCTTCAAGAAGGGCTCTCAAATCGTGAAATCGCTAGGAGATTGGCTAAAGCTCCTCAAACCATTCACAACGAAGTCAAACGTGGTCAGGTTAGACAACAAGTGCGTAAAGGAAAATTTGAGGTGATCTACTCAGCTGACTTCGCCCAAAAAGCCTATCAAAACAATCGTAAACGTTCTGTTAAACAAGTCTCCCTGACCAAGGGACTCAAAGAAAAGATAACTCACTACATCAAACAGAAATATTCTCCTGAGATGATAGTAAAGGCAAAAGGATTACCTGTTCCCATCTCCACTATTTACTACTGGATTCATCATGGACACTTAGGATTGACTAAAGCTGACATGCTTTATCCTCGCAAGGAGAAAACTAAGAAAAAGCATGCCAGTCCCAACTTTAAGCCAGCTGGAAAGTCTATCGAGGAACGACCAGAAAGCATTAACAAGCGTGAGAATGTTGGTGATTTTGAAATTGATACGGTTATTCAAACTCGGGCAAAAAACGAGTGCCTGTTGACTCTAACGGATAGAAAGAGTCGTTATCAAATCATTCGACTCATTCCCGATAAGTCCACGTCTTCAGTCAATCAAGCTCTGAAAGCAATCCTCAGGGATTATCAAATTAACTCTATCACAGCTGATAACGGGGCTGAATTCAGTCGTTTAGCAGAAGTTTTTGACCCTGCTCATATCTACTATGCCCACCCCTATTCTTCTTGGGAGCGTGGAACTAATGAGAATCATAATAGACTCATCCGGCGCTGGTTGCCTAAGGGAAGCAAAAATGCGACTCAACAACAAGTCGCATTTATTGAAAACTGGATTAACAACTATCCAAAGAAACTATTCAATTATAAATCTCCTAAAGAGTTTTTACAGACTGGCTAACTTGAACTTGAAATTTAGTAACTTTAGAAAGCTAAAATTTAAAGTTAGTCTAAAGTTTAACATCAACTAAAAAAGCTGTCAATAGAACTAAGAAAAAAACTCCAGAAATATTTTCATTCAAAGGACCTGGTCCTTATTTTTGAATGTGGTTTTTATTCCTAGAGTTTTTATGTAAATTTTTTCAAGAAGATTTATTTTGCTTCAATAAGACCAAAATCGCCATCCTCACGGCGATAAATAACATTTGTTGTTCCATCTTCAGCATCAGTATAGATGAAGAAATCATGTCCAAGCAAATCCATTTGAAGGATAGCTTCTTCCGCATCCATTGGTTTCAAATCAATGTTTTTGGTTCGAACAATTTTTGCCTCAGGAACTTCTTCAACTGCTTCAGCAACAAATTCTGCTGAGAATACTTCGCCAGTCGCAACCTTTTCACGGTGTTTCTTAGCAATTTTGGTCTTGTTCTTGCGAATTTGACGTTCAATTTTATCTGAAACAAGGTCAATTGAGCCATAAAGGTCTTGCGAGACATCTTCTGCCCGCAAAGTGATAGAACCAACTGGAATGGTTACTTCCACTTTGGCTGTTTTTTCACGATAGACTTTCAAGTTTACTTTAGCGTTCAACTCTTGTGATTGATTAAAGTATTTTTCGATTTTAGCTAATTTTGATTCTACGTAATTGCGGATAGCATCAGTAACTTCAATGTTTTCACCGCGAATACTAAATTTAATCATAGGCTTCCTCTTTCTTGCGTTAAAACGCTTTCTTTTCTTTTATTTTACTATATTTGGAATTTTTTGCAAGGATTTTTAGCGTGCCAATGAAAAAGTTTTTACAATTTTCACGCCACTTTCAATGAGTAAATCTTTAGCTAGAATCATTGTAGCCCCTGTCGTATAGATATCATCCACCAATAAGACTTTTTCTGGAATCTTTTGAGTGGAATCAATCACAAAAAACTGTTCAGTCTTTAGTCTTTCTTCTCTTGTCTTACTAGATTGAGTTGGTTTTCCTTCTATACCAATTTTTAGGAGATTGCAATATGTCAGAGCAGCAGCATCTAAAAATCCAGTAACCTGATTAAATTTTCTCTTTTGAAAGCTTTCATTACTTAGAGGAATAGGGACGATTTTGTACTCTTTATAGTCAGCTAAAACTTTTTTCATAATATGCGAGAATACTTTTCTTAACAAATAATCTCCTTGAAATTTGTATGTAGAAAAGTATTGTTTCATTGCCTGATTGTAGGTATACAGTGCTCTGTGATTGATTTCTTTCCCTTTCTTCTGCCAATAAAGGCAATCTGGGCAAACACCATCAATCCCAGATTTGTAACAACTCGGGCAATGCTTCGAGTGAATTGGTTCGAATTGGTCCCTACATTCGTCGCAAAGGTAGACTTCATCCTGATAGGTAAAAAGGAGCGAGGTAAATTTAATGTCATTTTGAATTTGATTACGACATATCAAACATCCCATTTAAAAGCCTCCTCTTTTATTCATCATTTTAATATCAGAAACTGCTTGCCGCATAGCTTTTGTAACACCCCTATGATAGAAGCGCAATGAGCCAGTTGGTCGCTCGCTACTTCGACCAACTCGGCCAGCAATTTGGATCAGAGAAGATTTGGTATACAATTTATGGTGGGCATCCAAAACAAAAAGGTCTATTTTTGGAAAGGTTACTCCTCTTTCCAAAATCGTCGACGAAACAAGGAGGTTTATTCTACCGTCACGAAAATCTTGAACTAAGTCCAATCGCTGATCTGTTCGACTAGAAATAAAGCCAATCTTCTCTTCTGGTAAATAATTTTGAAGAAGCTGTGCCAGCTGCTGACCTTCCTTAATGGTGGGATAAAAAAGCAAGAGAGGATAACCAGTTTTTCTTTGTCTTTTGATATCACTGAGCAATTTAGCGGGTAGCTTTCCTCCTTTTACCTTCACATCCAAGTTTGCCAGCCAAATTAATTTAGGAAGAACAAGCGGATGGGCATGGAAGCGCCTAGCTAGGTGAACTTCCTTTATCTGTTTTTTCCTCACCGCTTTGTCTAAATTATCAGTCGAAGTTGCTGTTAAAAATATCTTTGCCCCCTGAGGCTTAAGAGCATTTGCCACGGCTTGGTAAAGGCTCTGATCATCTACATAGGGAAAAGCATCGACTTCATCGATAATAATAAGCTCAAAAGCCTGACGAAACTTAAAAAGTTGATGGACAGTTGAAATTAAAAGAGGTGAGCGATGATAATTTTCCGACCCTGAGTGTAACAATGAAATCGGGCATGTAAAATCACGTCGAAAACGCTGATAGAGTTCGCGACAGACATCAATTCTTGGGCTAACTAAGGCAACTGCCTCTCCTTTTTGGAGGACTGAGGCAACTGCCTGATAAGTCATTTCTGTTTTACCCGAACCCGTTACAGCATGAACTAGGATATCTTCCCTTTTCTCAACAGCAGAGACAAGTTTATCAGAAATTTCCTGCTGATAAGAAGTTAATTGTCCTTGCCAGTTTAAATAGGAGGCGAAGGAAAAGGCTTTTTGTTTAAAATAACACAGTTGGTCTGTACTTGTGACCCTGCCGAAGGCAATACAATTTCGGCAGTAATAAGAGCCATCTGGCAGCACCCAATCTGGTAACAAGTAGCTGTTACAACGGCTGCAATAGATCTTCCCAGACTTTTTGAATGTAGCCGGTACAGTCTGAGCATGTGCTTTCAATGCTGGAGATAACTGCCAAGATAAAAATTGGCGACCATAGTAATTTTCTAAGTTTTCCATCTATTTATCTATTCGCATAAGTTTTGAAATATGATAAAATTTTTTCATGAATTATAAAACAATTGCCAAAGATACTACCAGAGAAGACATCATTAAAAAATCCCGCTTTATCTGCCAGATTAAACGAGTAACCAGTGAAGAAGAGGCACGTACCTATATCGCTCAAATCAAGAAGGAGCACCACAAGGCTAACCATTCCTGTTCTGCTATGATTATCGGTCAAAACTCTGAAATCAAGCGTTCAAGTGATGATGGGGAACCTAGTGGAACGGCTGGCGTGCCAATGCTCACCGTTCTAGAAAAGCAGGGCCTGACCAATATCGTTGCTGTTGTGACTCGCTATTTTGGGGGAATAAAATTAGGTACAGGCGGCCTTGTCCGTGCTTATTCCAGTATTGTCGCTGACACTATTAAGAAACAGGGGGTGGTTGAGGTCAAAGATCAAGCAGGTATTCAAATCGAACTTTCCTATCCCCAGTATCAAACCTTTGCCAACTTTTTAGCTCAAGAGGTCCTGCAAGAGCAAGATACAGAGTTCTCTGATAGGGTCCGAACCACCATTTATGTCGATCCTGATAAAATAGAAGCTACTTATTCAGCCTTGGTTGAATTTTACCAGGGTAAGGTTACCAGTAAGAAATCCGGCAGTAAAGTCGTCGAAGTTCCAATTAGCTGATAATTATTCTTTATCACTTGATAGAGAATTTGTATTTTACAAAAGTTCTTTTGACATCTATACTATTAGCAATTCTAAGATTCTTTTGAGAGGTGAAAGTATGACAAAAATCTATAATAATGTTACGGAATTGATTGGCAATACTCCCATTGTTAAATTAAACAAGAGCGTCCCCGAGGGGGCAGCCGATGTCTATGTCAAATTAGAATCCTTCAACCCTGGTTCTTCTGTCAAGGATCGGATTGCTTTATCAATGATTGAAGACGCCGAACAAAAGGGCCTCTTGAAACCCGGCGGTATCATTGTTGAGCCAACTAGTGGGAATACTGGTATCGGTTTAGCTTGGGTTGGAGCTGCTAAAGGTTACAAGGTTATTATTACTATGCCAGAGACCATGAGTGTTGAGCGTCGCAAAATCATTCAGGCTTACGGTGCTCAGTTAGTCTTGACACCAGGCAGCGAGGGGATGAAGGGAGCCATCCAGAAGGCTAAAGACTTAGCTACAGAAATCGGAGGCTGGGTACCCTTGCAATTTAATAACCCTGCTAACCCCGCTATCCATGAATCCACTACAGGTGCAGAAATTATTGAAGCCTTTGGTCCAAGTGGTTTAGATGCTTTTGTTGCTGGTGTTGGTACAGGCGGTACTCTTTCTGGTGTTTCCCATGCTCTAAAAAAAGCTAATCCATCTGTTAAAGTTTATGCTGTAGAAGCAGATGAATCAGCCATCCTTTCTGGAGATAAACCTGGTCCTCATAAGATTCAAGGCATTTCTGCCGGCTTTATCCCTGAAACCCTAGACACCAAGGCCTACGATAGTATTGTTCGGGTGAAATCCGATGATGCTATTGCAACTGGTCGCCTTATCGGTGGCCTAGAAGGCTTCCTCCCAGGCATCTCTTCATCAGCCGCTATCTATGCCGCTATCCAAGTTGCCCAAGAACTAGGTGTTGGTAAAAAAGTCTTAACACTTTTACCTGACAATGGTGAACGCTATCTATCAACCAGTCTCTATGACTCTGAAGAATGAGTATAATTACAACTAACATAAACTAGAAAAAGGTTGACATTTGGTATCAGTCAACCTTTTTTCTATTAAGGTAATCTAAACCTTCTTCAACCCATATTTCCATATTGTCTGCCAAAGGTTTAAATCCAATCTTATAACGGCTGTTCGAAAAACGATGGCGGTGAGAAAAATGGTACCCTTCTTCCTCTAAGGTTCGCATAGAGAGACTGGCTTTTTCACTGAATTCATCGTAGTCCAAAACTTGGACAAGTACTTCTTGATCAAGCTTGAGAGTGTCAAAAATATTTTCAATATAACCGGTCTTGATTTCTGAAATATGAATCAGGCCAGTCGTCCCGTTCTCAAGGGCAACAAAGGCCCCGTAGGGCTTGACACCTGTAATGACTCCCTTATATTTTTCACCAATCTTCATCAATCCTGAACCTCAATTGTTTCAATAAGGACATCCTGAATCGGTCTGTCTTGAGCACCAGTTTCGACAGCGGCAATGTTATCCAAAACATCAAAAGATGCCTCATCCGCCAACTGACCAAATACCGTATGACGGCGGTCTAAATGCGGGGTCCCGCCTGTCACATAGGCATCTGCAATAGCTTCTGGCCAACCACCACGTTTTAGCTCCTTAGCCGAATATGGAAAATTCTTATTTTGGACGATAAAAAACTGGCTACCATTGGTATTTGGACCCGCATTGGCCATCGACAGAGCTCCACGCAAATTGTAGAGTTCTTCTGAAAATTCATCTTCAAAACGTTCCCCATAGATGGATTCACCACCCATGCCAGTGCCCGTTGGATCGCCACCTTGAATCATAAAGTCTGGGATAATACGATGGAAAATGACACCATCATAATAGCCATCTTTAGCTAGGGCAATAAAGTTGGCAACGGTTTTAGGAGCCTGATCAGGAAAGAGCTTTACCATCAGATCTCCTTGATTTGTCTTGATAGTGGCAACGGGACCACCGTGATTTTCTAAATCCAATTGTGGAAAGTGTAACTCTTTTTCAACCAAACCTAATTCCTCCAAGGCATATAAAATGCCATCTTCTTCTACTGTTTTCGTCACAAAGTCTGCTTTTTCCTTCAACTCAGGAACAGCATTCCCCATAGCAACCTTAAGACCAACATAGTCAAACATTTCTAGGTCATTTGGACCATCGCCGAAAAATAAAATATTCTCTGGCTTGAGATTTAAATACTCTACTAGTTTTGAAACACCTAGAGCTTTGGAGACATCCTTGAGCACGACATCAAAGGAATGGTCATGCCATCGCACTAATCGTAAGTGCTCAGACAAATACTCTGGTAAATCCAAATCCTCTAAAGTATCTTCAAAGGTCCACATTTGATAAACATCATGATTCTTATCAAAATCAGGGTTAACATCTAAATTGGAATAGACAATGTCAATAGCATCACTAATCACATCATTACGGTAGGACAAGACCGCTTCGTGACGACCTGCTAAGCCGTAATAAATACCAATTTCATCGGCCCAAGCCTTAAAGGCCTTAACCAAGTTCGCAGGGATTGGGCGCTGAAAAATAATATTCTTATCCTTGTCCTTGACGTAAGCCCCATTCAATTTAACACAGTAATCAGCATTTAGGTCCTGTACCTCTTTAGGAACGCCATAGCGAGCTCGCCCAGAAGCAATACCAGTGATAATTCCTTTTTCTTTTAATTGTTTGAAGACTTTTTTAATAGACTCTGGCATATAACCAGTGTCTTTAGTCCGAAGGGTATCATCGATATCGAAGAAGACAGCTTTAATCTTTTTAGCCTTGTATTTTGTTTTTGCGTCCATAACATCACTCCTATTGTCAATACTATTATAGCAGAAACTTTAGGAAAGGTAGCGTCAGAATGGTTATTCACTCAGAACCTTCAGGCTATGGTGAACAGGGACGCACAATCAAGTAGAGGCTGACTCTTAGAACTTGTATTCACATTTTTTGACAGTTAGCCTTATGTGGTAGGGACGCAAGCGACCTCCTAACGGAGTTCCATTGCTCATTTTCAAGCCTAGGGTCTTGAAAATCCCCTCGACGATTGATTTAAATAGAGTCAATCGTCTTTTTACCACGGCGGCAACTGTCTGTTTTGAGCGACCTTATGGTCGCTTTTCCCAGCTGACGCTAAGAATTTAAAGTTGTGAATACAGTTTCTTAGTCCCTACTCACACCACCGTATATGCTGTTTGGCATAACGACGGTTCAACTTATCTTCCGTTTTAAATAGTAATCAGCCAAACGTCTGACCGGTCCTTATTTTGTGAAAGATAAGTTTTGAGTATAACATGCCTGTCGTACAGAAAACATATTAAGCAAGACAATCTTTTTGCTCATCTTCTTTCATTAAAATTTATGGGTTAACTTTCGGTCGGGGAAGCTCCACCAATAATCTCTTATTTGAACTGACTCACTATTCGTTAGGTTCAATACCTTCTTTCCATCCATTCGGTAAAAATAATTATAAACTGCTTCAGTAAGCTTACGAGATGGCTGGACGTTCAGTTTATTCCCTAAGATTTTTGCGAATACCAAGATGCCTCTCTCAAGCACAACATCGATTGTTTCTTCTAAAAACCGATCATTAGTGGTCATGCTCTGTTTTTGCAACCTATGCAAATAGCTTGATGGTTACTTGGGGTAACGAAGTCAAAAAGTACGGTGACATCTCTCGGCTGCAAAGCAATTTTTATTGATTGTCTTGTGAAACCAGATTATGTTGGAAAGCGTAGACCACTGCCTGCGTACGGTCTTCAACATTAAGTTTAGCTAAGATATTCGAAACATGGGTTTTAACCGTCTTGAGCGAAATAAAGAGTTCATCAGCAATAGTTTGATTGTCGTAACCCTTAGCCAAGAGAGCCAAAACATCACGTTCCCGTGCTGTTAAGTCATCATGCAAGTCTGGATGCTGGTCATGATATTTGATTTTCTTATCAACCTCTGTCTCAATTGCTACTTGGCCCTGAGCTACCTTGCGAATACTGTTGAGAATCTCAGCAGCACTGGAAGTTTTGAGCATATATCCTTTGGCGCCTGCCTCAATAACTGGATAAATTTTTTCATTATCCAGATAAGAAGTCAAAACGAGGATTTTAGCAGCCTTCCACTCCTTGAGAATGGCCAGAGTGGCTTCAACCCCATCCATCTCAGGCATGACTAAATCCATAACAACAACATCTGGCCGTAGATCAAGAGCCATCTCAACTCCATCTTTGCCATTGTCAGCCTCACCGATAACCTCAATATCCGGTTGCATATTAAAGAAACTTTTCAAGCCCAATCGGACCATCTCATGATCATCAACTAGAATAATTTTAGTCTTTTCCATCGTTTTCATCCTCAACTTTCTCTTCTTCATCGTAATCATCTAAAATTGGCAAGCGGATATCCATCGAAACTCCCTTGCCCTTGCTACTGAGCATCGTTACAGTCCCTGCTAGATCATCAACTCGATCTTGGATGTTTTTGAGACCGTAACTGAGTTCCCGACTGGCATCCACATCAAATCCCTGCCCATTGTCAATCATCTTAAACTGAACTTCATTTTCAATTTGGTAGAGATAAACTTCCAGACGGCTGGCATGGGCATGCTTAAGGGTATTGGAAATGAATTCTTGGGCAATCCGAAAAAGATTGTCCTCAATCACCTTAGGTAGCTGGTCAACCTCCTCGTTAAAGACTGTCTCAATGTTACTTTTGTCCTTAAGTTCCTTCAAAAGCATGGATATACCTTCTGAAAGTGTGCGATCTTGCAGCTCAGTTGGCCGCAAGTGCAAGAGCATTATTCTCAAATCATTCTGGGCACTGATAAGGGTTGTTTCAATTAAATTTAATTGTTCTCTGAGTTTGTCTTTATTTAAGTTGTCTAAATTTTGTGCTACGCCAGACAACATCATGGAGGAAGCAAAAAGCTCTTGACTGACTGTATCGTGTAAGTCACGGGCAATTCGTTTACGTTCCTGAGTGACAATGGTTCGGCTATTGGA is a window from the Streptococcus criceti HS-6 genome containing:
- the hpf gene encoding ribosome hibernation-promoting factor, HPF/YfiA family — translated: MIKFSIRGENIEVTDAIRNYVESKLAKIEKYFNQSQELNAKVNLKVYREKTAKVEVTIPVGSITLRAEDVSQDLYGSIDLVSDKIERQIRKNKTKIAKKHREKVATGEVFSAEFVAEAVEEVPEAKIVRTKNIDLKPMDAEEAILQMDLLGHDFFIYTDAEDGTTNVIYRREDGDFGLIEAK
- a CDS encoding DEAD/DEAH box helicase; the encoded protein is MENLENYYGRQFLSWQLSPALKAHAQTVPATFKKSGKIYCSRCNSYLLPDWVLPDGSYYCRNCIAFGRVTSTDQLCYFKQKAFSFASYLNWQGQLTSYQQEISDKLVSAVEKREDILVHAVTGSGKTEMTYQAVASVLQKGEAVALVSPRIDVCRELYQRFRRDFTCPISLLHSGSENYHRSPLLISTVHQLFKFRQAFELIIIDEVDAFPYVDDQSLYQAVANALKPQGAKIFLTATSTDNLDKAVRKKQIKEVHLARRFHAHPLVLPKLIWLANLDVKVKGGKLPAKLLSDIKRQRKTGYPLLLFYPTIKEGQQLAQLLQNYLPEEKIGFISSRTDQRLDLVQDFRDGRINLLVSSTILERGVTFPKIDLFVLDAHHKLYTKSSLIQIAGRVGRSSERPTGSLRFYHRGVTKAMRQAVSDIKMMNKRGGF
- the cysK gene encoding cysteine synthase A, coding for MTKIYNNVTELIGNTPIVKLNKSVPEGAADVYVKLESFNPGSSVKDRIALSMIEDAEQKGLLKPGGIIVEPTSGNTGIGLAWVGAAKGYKVIITMPETMSVERRKIIQAYGAQLVLTPGSEGMKGAIQKAKDLATEIGGWVPLQFNNPANPAIHESTTGAEIIEAFGPSGLDAFVAGVGTGGTLSGVSHALKKANPSVKVYAVEADESAILSGDKPGPHKIQGISAGFIPETLDTKAYDSIVRVKSDDAIATGRLIGGLEGFLPGISSSAAIYAAIQVAQELGVGKKVLTLLPDNGERYLSTSLYDSEE
- a CDS encoding S1 RNA-binding domain-containing protein — protein: MKIGEKYKGVITGVKPYGAFVALENGTTGLIHISEIKTGYIENIFDTLKLDQEVLVQVLDYDEFSEKASLSMRTLEEEGYHFSHRHRFSNSRYKIGFKPLADNMEIWVEEGLDYLNRKKVD
- a CDS encoding IS30 family transposase, which gives rise to MQNYYTPKSKHLTLTERRIIERWLQEGLSNREIARRLAKAPQTIHNEVKRGQVRQQVRKGKFEVIYSADFAQKAYQNNRKRSVKQVSLTKGLKEKITHYIKQKYSPEMIVKAKGLPVPISTIYYWIHHGHLGLTKADMLYPRKEKTKKKHASPNFKPAGKSIEERPESINKRENVGDFEIDTVIQTRAKNECLLTLTDRKSRYQIIRLIPDKSTSSVNQALKAILRDYQINSITADNGAEFSRLAEVFDPAHIYYAHPYSSWERGTNENHNRLIRRWLPKGSKNATQQQVAFIENWINNYPKKLFNYKSPKEFLQTG
- a CDS encoding ComF family protein, which encodes MGCLICRNQIQNDIKFTSLLFTYQDEVYLCDECRDQFEPIHSKHCPSCYKSGIDGVCPDCLYWQKKGKEINHRALYTYNQAMKQYFSTYKFQGDYLLRKVFSHIMKKVLADYKEYKIVPIPLSNESFQKRKFNQVTGFLDAAALTYCNLLKIGIEGKPTQSSKTREERLKTEQFFVIDSTQKIPEKVLLVDDIYTTGATMILAKDLLIESGVKIVKTFSLAR
- a CDS encoding YigZ family protein — its product is MNYKTIAKDTTREDIIKKSRFICQIKRVTSEEEARTYIAQIKKEHHKANHSCSAMIIGQNSEIKRSSDDGEPSGTAGVPMLTVLEKQGLTNIVAVVTRYFGGIKLGTGGLVRAYSSIVADTIKKQGVVEVKDQAGIQIELSYPQYQTFANFLAQEVLQEQDTEFSDRVRTTIYVDPDKIEATYSALVEFYQGKVTSKKSGSKVVEVPIS
- a CDS encoding response regulator, with the translated sequence MKTMEKTKIILVDDHEMVRLGLKSFFNMQPDIEVIGEADNGKDGVEMALDLRPDVVVMDLVMPEMDGVEATLAILKEWKAAKILVLTSYLDNEKIYPVIEAGAKGYMLKTSSAAEILNSIRKVAQGQVAIETEVDKKIKYHDQHPDLHDDLTARERDVLALLAKGYDNQTIADELFISLKTVKTHVSNILAKLNVEDRTQAVVYAFQHNLVSQDNQ
- a CDS encoding bifunctional Cof-type HAD-IIB family hydrolase/peptidylprolyl isomerase translates to MDAKTKYKAKKIKAVFFDIDDTLRTKDTGYMPESIKKVFKQLKEKGIITGIASGRARYGVPKEVQDLNADYCVKLNGAYVKDKDKNIIFQRPIPANLVKAFKAWADEIGIYYGLAGRHEAVLSYRNDVISDAIDIVYSNLDVNPDFDKNHDVYQMWTFEDTLEDLDLPEYLSEHLRLVRWHDHSFDVVLKDVSKALGVSKLVEYLNLKPENILFFGDGPNDLEMFDYVGLKVAMGNAVPELKEKADFVTKTVEEDGILYALEELGLVEKELHFPQLDLENHGGPVATIKTNQGDLMVKLFPDQAPKTVANFIALAKDGYYDGVIFHRIIPDFMIQGGDPTGTGMGGESIYGERFEDEFSEELYNLRGALSMANAGPNTNGSQFFIVQNKNFPYSAKELKRGGWPEAIADAYVTGGTPHLDRRHTVFGQLADEASFDVLDNIAAVETGAQDRPIQDVLIETIEVQD
- a CDS encoding sensor histidine kinase, producing the protein MKRNDFLLIFLYVCVTVGFIIFIIFDSLNLDARLVFADPRVLEQFIFSVTLLMFSVSFLLILVWLVVDDNSKRHLNKSLRRIINNQAVGKQPESEVGKNIERLSKQMSRITANLQKTENAYISNSRTIVTQERKRIARDLHDTVSQELFASSMMLSGVAQNLDNLNKDKLREQLNLIETTLISAQNDLRIMLLHLRPTELQDRTLSEGISMLLKELKDKSNIETVFNEEVDQLPKVIEDNLFRIAQEFISNTLKHAHASRLEVYLYQIENEVQFKMIDNGQGFDVDASRELSYGLKNIQDRVDDLAGTVTMLSSKGKGVSMDIRLPILDDYDEEEKVEDENDGKD